One Pseudomonas fluorescens genomic region harbors:
- a CDS encoding antimicrobial resistance protein Mig-14, giving the protein MLNRFQGWRERGWSPVDASTYATVWQRYGGSVATHPLVVERLAQLAGIPVRYLAWEQQGEIKAAIATWGRDLALSKDVLKRNGKKGLFDLGNAELILPAAVDAQAPLRHRARYLSAINESRFSGMKLQAEQLAMARTPEELSKKFRYNQRRELRLLEEAGGVVRPVSEFSSAELAAIYCDLFQRRWGFPATGAERMAEVIELLRELLIGSVIFLNDAPIAIQLVYRVEAPQWISVEYINGGVDPQTREFSPGSVLSFLNTQSAWEHARALDKPLRFSFGRADREYKDRWCNPVPVFTV; this is encoded by the coding sequence ATGCTCAACCGATTTCAAGGCTGGCGCGAACGTGGCTGGTCGCCGGTCGACGCCTCGACCTATGCAACTGTCTGGCAGCGTTACGGCGGCAGCGTCGCGACCCATCCGTTGGTGGTCGAACGTCTGGCGCAGCTTGCCGGCATCCCCGTGCGTTACCTGGCCTGGGAGCAGCAGGGCGAGATCAAAGCGGCGATTGCGACTTGGGGGCGCGACTTGGCGCTGTCCAAGGACGTGCTCAAGCGCAACGGTAAAAAAGGCCTGTTCGACCTCGGCAACGCCGAGCTGATCCTGCCCGCTGCCGTCGATGCCCAAGCGCCGTTGCGCCATCGTGCGCGCTATTTGTCGGCGATCAACGAGAGCCGTTTCAGCGGCATGAAGTTGCAGGCCGAACAACTGGCCATGGCCCGCACCCCGGAAGAACTGTCGAAGAAGTTTCGCTACAACCAGCGCCGTGAATTGCGTTTGCTGGAAGAAGCAGGCGGCGTCGTGCGCCCGGTCAGCGAGTTTTCCAGCGCGGAGCTGGCGGCGATCTACTGCGATCTGTTTCAGCGTCGCTGGGGTTTCCCGGCAACGGGTGCAGAACGCATGGCCGAGGTGATCGAGCTGCTCCGCGAGCTGTTGATCGGCTCGGTGATCTTTCTCAATGATGCGCCGATCGCAATTCAACTGGTGTACCGCGTAGAAGCGCCGCAGTGGATCAGCGTCGAATACATCAACGGCGGTGTCGACCCGCAAACCCGTGAATTCAGCCCCGGCAGCGTGTTGAGCTTCCTCAATACGCAAAGCGCCTGGGAACACGCGCGGGCACTGGACAAGCCGCTGCGCTTTTCTTTCGGTCGCGCCGATCGTGAATACAAGGATCGCTGGTGCAATCCCGTGCCAGTCTTCACCGTATGA
- a CDS encoding PIG-L family deacetylase, producing the protein MSRKQQLLKRHRRNKRMTLLLALIVLIAVGVLVAWWLPLLLAVIGWVAHEAWFADHLFYSPKDDYQYSFPPFTPQPKVHLSGEHLRLDEGVMVMEEATLILAVQVKSTWLGRFFDPRVELAGGADPDAQTFERGVNGVRYLNLSGQAQTLSQGLLRLRGRFCRVSGEPLLWALEQADYRRSRVMVIAPHADDAELAAFGLYSQADEAWIVTLTAGEIEAEHYQQMGLNPVEAARLKGRLRAWDSLAVPRWAGVPQENCVQLGYFCLQLAAMQAAPNQAIASREADLTDTRLFRQLNPFALPSDVDGAPTWNNLLADLREVLLRARPDVIVLPHPTLDPHPDHVCSQQAVLQVLGSLDWQPTLLGYANHLHDNDRWPMGNAGEGIALPPAFDASVPMQPLSLPLTLDLQRDKAMALGMMHDLQPPAPFKRHLRRLIQRALAGRAPSVYGENEFFRKAVRRQELLWLLKPGESGANRGEL; encoded by the coding sequence ATGAGCCGCAAACAGCAACTGCTCAAGCGCCACCGCCGTAATAAACGCATGACTCTGTTGCTCGCGTTGATCGTGTTGATCGCGGTCGGTGTGCTGGTGGCGTGGTGGTTGCCGCTGCTGCTCGCGGTCATCGGCTGGGTCGCCCACGAGGCGTGGTTTGCCGATCATCTGTTCTATTCGCCGAAGGACGACTATCAGTACAGCTTCCCGCCATTCACTCCGCAGCCTAAGGTGCATCTGAGCGGCGAGCACTTGCGGCTGGACGAAGGCGTGATGGTCATGGAGGAGGCCACGCTGATACTCGCGGTGCAGGTGAAGAGCACGTGGCTGGGGCGTTTTTTTGATCCGCGGGTCGAGCTGGCGGGTGGCGCTGATCCCGATGCGCAAACCTTCGAACGCGGCGTCAACGGTGTGCGCTACCTGAACCTCAGCGGCCAGGCGCAAACCTTGTCGCAAGGCCTGCTGCGTTTGCGCGGGCGCTTCTGCCGGGTCTCTGGCGAACCGCTGCTGTGGGCGCTGGAGCAAGCGGATTACCGTCGCTCGCGGGTGATGGTCATCGCGCCGCACGCCGACGACGCCGAATTGGCAGCCTTCGGTCTCTACAGCCAGGCCGACGAAGCCTGGATCGTCACTTTGACCGCCGGCGAAATCGAAGCCGAGCATTATCAGCAGATGGGTTTGAACCCAGTCGAAGCCGCGCGGCTCAAAGGTCGCTTGCGTGCCTGGGACAGCCTCGCCGTGCCGCGCTGGGCCGGTGTGCCGCAGGAAAATTGCGTACAACTGGGTTATTTCTGTCTGCAACTGGCGGCGATGCAGGCTGCACCAAATCAGGCGATCGCTTCCCGCGAAGCAGATTTGACCGATACCCGTCTGTTTCGCCAGTTGAATCCGTTCGCTTTGCCGAGCGATGTCGACGGCGCACCGACCTGGAACAATCTGCTGGCCGACTTGCGCGAAGTGCTGTTGCGCGCTCGCCCGGATGTGATCGTCCTGCCGCATCCGACGCTCGATCCACACCCCGACCATGTATGCAGCCAGCAGGCGGTATTGCAAGTGTTGGGCAGCCTTGACTGGCAGCCGACCTTGCTCGGTTACGCCAACCATCTGCATGACAACGATCGCTGGCCGATGGGCAATGCCGGTGAAGGCATTGCGTTGCCGCCAGCGTTCGATGCCAGCGTACCGATGCAGCCCCTGTCGTTGCCGCTGACATTGGATCTGCAACGCGACAAGGCCATGGCGCTGGGCATGATGCATGACTTGCAGCCGCCAGCGCCGTTCAAACGCCATTTACGCCGCCTGATCCAGCGCGCGCTGGCGGGGCGTGCCCCGTCGGTGTATGGCGAGAACGAGTTTTTTCGAAAAGCGGTCAGACGCCAGGAATTGCTCTGGCTGCTCAAGCCGGGTGAATCAGGCGCGAACCGGGGAGAGTTATGA
- a CDS encoding glycosyltransferase family 4 protein has translation MSQRSKVLQLQPDYNVKAHDFADLAEQIVKALPSDRYEVTAAFLRGKPAPGEPVSRADRSVYFEFSDKSLKGMRLRAMWQLYKFCRQEKFDVVICNRFKPVNMMLTLNRWLKVPLCIGISHGFGEYDRFYRRRQTQRLIDRHWRFVGVSPAVKQYLLDCQCGFTDQNTYAITNAIDIEQAEALQHSREKAREMLGIDPNVRLIGALGRLVSVKGHTYLLQAFAALKDKYPNAQLAIIGAGRLQAPLAAEIEQLGLGGRAHLLGFKENALQYVRAFDIWSMPSLAEGLGLALLEGMSGHLPVIASNVPAMLPLIEGAGGLTITPKDVPSLIAALDNYLGLSDEDLRAKGEQAYRYLQQQHDIEVFRQEYLDLIDSGLEQARKEQP, from the coding sequence ATGAGTCAACGGTCGAAGGTTCTGCAGCTGCAACCTGATTACAACGTCAAAGCCCATGATTTCGCTGACCTTGCCGAGCAGATCGTCAAGGCATTGCCTTCGGATCGTTACGAGGTGACCGCTGCGTTCCTGCGTGGCAAACCCGCGCCCGGTGAGCCGGTGAGTCGCGCCGACCGTTCGGTGTATTTCGAGTTTTCCGACAAGTCGCTCAAGGGCATGCGCCTGCGCGCGATGTGGCAGTTGTATAAATTCTGCCGCCAGGAAAAATTTGACGTGGTGATCTGCAACCGCTTCAAACCGGTGAACATGATGCTCACGCTCAACCGCTGGTTGAAGGTGCCGCTGTGCATCGGCATCTCCCACGGGTTCGGCGAGTACGACCGTTTTTACCGGCGTCGGCAGACTCAACGTCTGATCGATCGGCATTGGCGTTTTGTCGGCGTGTCACCAGCGGTCAAACAGTACCTGCTCGATTGCCAGTGCGGTTTCACCGATCAGAACACCTATGCCATCACCAACGCCATCGACATCGAACAGGCCGAAGCCTTGCAACACAGCCGCGAAAAGGCGCGTGAAATGCTCGGCATTGACCCGAATGTGCGGCTGATCGGCGCATTGGGGCGACTGGTCTCGGTCAAGGGCCATACCTATCTGTTGCAAGCTTTCGCGGCGCTCAAGGACAAGTACCCGAACGCGCAATTGGCGATCATCGGCGCCGGGCGCCTGCAAGCGCCTTTAGCTGCGGAAATCGAACAGTTGGGCCTCGGCGGTCGTGCGCACCTGCTGGGCTTCAAGGAGAACGCGCTGCAATACGTGCGCGCCTTTGATATCTGGAGCATGCCGTCGCTGGCCGAAGGGCTCGGCCTGGCCCTGCTCGAAGGCATGAGCGGGCACCTGCCGGTGATCGCTTCGAATGTGCCAGCCATGTTGCCGCTCATCGAGGGTGCCGGTGGCCTGACCATCACACCCAAGGACGTACCGAGTCTGATCGCGGCGCTGGATAACTATCTCGGGCTGTCCGATGAGGATCTCAGGGCCAAGGGCGAGCAAGCCTATCGGTATCTGCAGCAGCAACATGACATCGAGGTGTTCCGTCAGGAATATCTGGACCTGATCGACTCGGGTCTGGAACAGGCACGCAAGGAGCAGCCATGA
- a CDS encoding glycosyltransferase produces the protein MSEQATSEANALVTVIIASYNHGPYIEESILSVLNQTYKNIELLVVDDGSIDDSPERIKALQVQYGFDFRIQQNQGLTNTLNGAIARAKGSLIVPFGSDDIMYPERIATQVAHMDGKPEVGICAGNIELIDADGNLYPEKRQRRDVPFRRIDFDDMFLERKPYPPAPTLMIRREALDQVGGFDPTIRLEDLYIELKVTRAGYFIDGLNVVMARYRKHATNSYKNHRFMIESILRTYALFSDHPLYDEVRYKFLSSMFLKASNRDRKLARELLAQIPFKTWNKKTWRGLARMYLSPLEKD, from the coding sequence ATGAGCGAACAAGCCACGAGCGAAGCGAACGCCCTCGTTACCGTCATCATCGCCTCGTACAATCACGGTCCGTACATCGAGGAAAGCATCCTCAGCGTCCTCAACCAGACGTACAAGAACATCGAGCTGCTGGTGGTCGACGATGGTTCGATAGACGATAGCCCCGAGCGCATCAAGGCTTTGCAGGTGCAGTACGGTTTCGATTTCCGCATCCAGCAGAATCAGGGCCTGACCAATACGCTCAACGGCGCCATCGCCCGTGCCAAGGGCAGCCTGATCGTGCCGTTCGGTTCCGATGACATCATGTACCCGGAGCGCATCGCCACTCAGGTCGCACACATGGATGGCAAGCCCGAGGTCGGAATCTGCGCCGGCAATATCGAGCTCATCGATGCGGACGGCAACCTTTACCCGGAAAAACGCCAGCGCCGCGATGTGCCGTTCCGTCGCATCGATTTCGATGACATGTTTCTTGAGCGCAAGCCCTATCCCCCGGCGCCAACCTTGATGATTCGCCGCGAAGCGCTGGACCAGGTCGGTGGCTTCGATCCGACCATTCGCCTCGAAGACCTGTACATCGAACTGAAAGTGACGCGAGCCGGTTATTTCATCGATGGCTTGAATGTGGTGATGGCGCGCTATCGCAAGCACGCGACCAACTCGTACAAGAACCACCGTTTCATGATCGAAAGCATTTTGCGCACCTACGCGTTGTTCAGCGATCATCCGCTGTACGACGAGGTGCGCTACAAGTTTCTCAGTTCAATGTTTCTCAAAGCCTCCAACCGCGATCGCAAGCTGGCGCGCGAGCTGCTGGCGCAGATCCCGTTCAAGACGTGGAACAAGAAAACCTGGCGCGGTCTGGCGCGCATGTATCTTTCGCCGCTGGAAAAAGACTGA
- a CDS encoding bifunctional O-antigen ligase/aminoglycoside phosphotransferase family protein yields the protein MQLRGFSSTSNRTFDFICLWMLPAGYFLLLCALFFLPGRSEHHKLYYGLFSIPALIALCLRPRVLKELLGEPIFIAILVFVAWALLSVLWGPDGESVGSMLKAPLHTLMLFAGCYLLVRYRSDILQPLLFAAAVTALIATSWFMFDFARVYSPGMRLIGGGAFDNPLLSSHLFGFFCAYWLSVTMTCKRRQMMWLSVPAMAIMFTAVIGTGSRTPLVALTMASLWLFLICWNRRSLGLLLALALSAGGVSMFFSQMIIERGSSYRLEIWQKVLHMIAEHPWIGHGYNAELAVDPGIGITFQEPHSFALGVLYYVGILGLLPWLFFLFWGLLSSWRQRMTPLLIIASTWLVFGIGAGLTEGGGIISRPKEHWFLVWIPLALIAALSINLRARRLLTLPVKQLSSTQLQHMSADAQVIEEDGLGPKVLRLHDGTFLKLFRRRRWYTSGSFNPYSERFAVNSEQLRQMGIPTPQVLALYRLDDRSSAVHYTPLPGQTLRQVLQSITAPAVRQALVERFGKFMALLHEKGVYFRSLHLGNVLVLEDGEFGLIDLADLNIYPSALSNSLRQRNLRHMQRYTVDKRWLFEDHLDALLQGYASMASPSAVAKLHRQVLAASSPVRAN from the coding sequence ATGCAACTTCGCGGCTTCAGCAGTACGTCCAATCGAACCTTCGATTTTATTTGCCTGTGGATGCTTCCCGCCGGCTATTTTTTGCTCCTGTGTGCATTGTTTTTTCTGCCTGGCCGAAGTGAGCACCACAAGCTTTATTACGGGCTGTTCAGTATTCCAGCCCTGATTGCATTGTGCCTGCGACCACGGGTTTTGAAAGAGTTGCTGGGTGAACCGATATTCATCGCCATTCTGGTGTTCGTGGCATGGGCTCTGCTCAGTGTCTTGTGGGGGCCCGATGGCGAGTCTGTTGGCAGCATGCTGAAAGCGCCGCTGCATACGCTGATGCTGTTTGCCGGCTGCTATCTGCTGGTGCGTTATCGCAGCGACATCCTGCAACCCTTGCTGTTTGCCGCAGCCGTGACCGCATTGATTGCCACGAGCTGGTTTATGTTCGATTTCGCGCGGGTATATTCGCCGGGCATGCGCCTGATCGGTGGCGGTGCATTCGACAATCCCCTGCTCAGCTCGCACCTGTTCGGGTTTTTCTGCGCTTACTGGCTGAGCGTGACCATGACCTGCAAACGGCGCCAGATGATGTGGCTCAGCGTCCCAGCAATGGCGATCATGTTCACAGCGGTGATCGGTACCGGCTCCAGAACCCCGCTGGTAGCCTTGACCATGGCCTCATTGTGGCTCTTCCTCATTTGCTGGAACCGTCGCTCGCTGGGGCTGCTGCTGGCACTTGCGCTCAGCGCTGGCGGCGTGTCGATGTTTTTTTCGCAAATGATCATTGAGCGTGGAAGTTCATATCGCTTGGAGATCTGGCAGAAAGTCCTGCACATGATTGCCGAGCACCCGTGGATCGGCCATGGCTATAACGCCGAACTGGCCGTCGATCCCGGGATTGGCATTACCTTTCAGGAGCCACACAGCTTTGCGCTGGGTGTTCTCTATTACGTTGGCATCCTTGGCTTGCTGCCGTGGCTGTTCTTCCTTTTCTGGGGCCTGCTGAGCAGCTGGCGCCAGCGCATGACTCCGCTGTTGATCATCGCATCAACCTGGCTGGTGTTTGGCATCGGTGCAGGACTGACCGAAGGTGGCGGAATCATCTCGCGGCCCAAGGAGCACTGGTTCCTGGTGTGGATCCCGCTGGCACTGATTGCGGCGCTGAGCATAAACCTGCGCGCGCGACGCCTGCTGACATTGCCGGTAAAACAACTGTCCTCGACGCAACTGCAACACATGAGCGCTGATGCTCAGGTAATTGAAGAAGACGGCCTCGGACCTAAAGTCCTGCGCCTGCACGACGGCACCTTCCTCAAATTGTTCCGTCGCCGGCGCTGGTACACCTCCGGCAGCTTCAATCCCTACTCTGAACGTTTCGCTGTCAACAGCGAACAACTGCGCCAGATGGGCATACCTACGCCGCAAGTGCTTGCGCTGTATCGCCTCGACGACCGCAGTAGCGCCGTGCATTACACGCCTCTGCCAGGACAGACCTTGCGTCAGGTACTGCAAAGCATTACCGCGCCAGCCGTGCGCCAGGCCCTGGTAGAACGCTTTGGCAAGTTCATGGCACTGCTGCATGAGAAAGGTGTGTATTTCCGCTCGCTACACCTGGGCAATGTACTGGTACTGGAAGACGGTGAGTTCGGGCTGATCGATTTGGCAGACTTGAATATCTATCCTTCAGCCCTGAGCAATTCTCTGCGCCAGCGCAATTTGCGCCATATGCAACGCTACACCGTCGACAAGCGCTGGTTATTCGAGGATCACCTCGATGCGCTGCTCCAGGGGTATGCCAGCATGGCGTCGCCATCGGCAGTCGCCAAGCTGCACAGGCAAGTACTCGCCGCCAGTTCTCCGGTTCGCGCAAACTGA
- the msbA gene encoding lipid A export permease/ATP-binding protein MsbA gives MTDSSPAASPSSLKIYFRLLGYVRPYISLFLISIVGFLIFASTQPMLGYILKYFVDGLSNPEAVLFPSVPYLRDLQLLQAVPLLIVLIAAWQGLGSYLGNYFLAKVSLGLVHDLRVQLFNNLLVLPNRYFDKHNSGHLISRITFNVTMVTGAATDAIKVVIREGMTVIFLFASLLFMNWKLTLVMVAILPLIAVMVRTASKKFRKQSKKIQLAMGDVTHVASETIQGYRVVRSFGGEIYEEKRFLKASQSNTDKQLRMTRTGAIYTPMLQLVIYSAMAVLMFLVLYLRGDASAGDMVAYITLAGLLPKPIRQLSEVSSTIQKGVAGAESIFEQLDVTPEVDTGTVERDAVTGRLDVRNLSFTYPGTDRQVLDNISFSVEPGQMVALVGRSGSGKSTLANLIPRFYHHNNGEILIDGVEVEQYKLLNLRRHIAQVTQHVTLFSDTVANNIAYGDLAGAPREDIEKAARDAYAMDFISQLPEGLDTQVGENGVLLSGGQRQRLAIARALLKNAPLLILDEATSALDTESERHIQAALDQVMKGRTTLVIAHRLSTIEKADLILVMDQGRIVERGTHDQLLAQNGYYARLNAMGLDAPAEDIA, from the coding sequence ATGACCGACTCCAGTCCTGCCGCAAGCCCTTCGAGCTTGAAAATCTACTTCCGCCTGCTCGGCTATGTCCGGCCGTACATCAGTCTGTTCCTGATCAGCATCGTCGGTTTTCTGATTTTTGCCTCGACCCAGCCGATGCTTGGTTACATTCTCAAGTATTTCGTCGACGGGCTGTCGAACCCTGAAGCCGTGCTGTTCCCGTCTGTGCCGTACCTGCGCGACTTGCAATTATTGCAGGCCGTACCGTTGCTGATCGTCCTGATCGCGGCGTGGCAAGGGCTGGGATCTTATCTGGGCAACTATTTCCTGGCCAAGGTTTCTCTCGGCCTGGTGCACGACCTGCGAGTGCAATTGTTCAATAACCTGCTGGTGCTGCCGAACCGCTACTTCGACAAGCATAACTCCGGACATCTGATTTCCCGTATCACCTTTAACGTGACCATGGTCACCGGGGCGGCAACAGATGCGATCAAGGTCGTAATCCGTGAAGGCATGACAGTGATCTTCCTGTTTGCGTCGCTGTTGTTCATGAACTGGAAACTGACGCTGGTGATGGTGGCGATTCTGCCGTTGATTGCTGTGATGGTGCGTACCGCGAGCAAGAAATTCCGCAAACAGAGCAAGAAAATCCAGTTGGCGATGGGCGATGTCACTCACGTCGCCTCGGAAACCATCCAGGGCTACCGCGTGGTGCGCAGCTTCGGTGGTGAAATCTACGAGGAGAAGCGCTTCCTCAAGGCCAGCCAGAGCAATACCGACAAACAACTGCGCATGACCCGTACCGGCGCTATCTATACGCCGATGCTGCAACTGGTGATTTACAGCGCCATGGCCGTGCTGATGTTCCTCGTGCTGTACTTGCGCGGTGATGCCTCTGCCGGTGACATGGTCGCCTACATCACGTTGGCCGGCCTGTTGCCCAAACCCATTCGCCAATTGTCCGAAGTCAGCTCGACCATCCAGAAAGGCGTGGCCGGAGCGGAAAGCATTTTCGAACAGCTGGACGTCACCCCGGAAGTCGACACCGGCACAGTGGAGCGCGACGCGGTTACCGGGCGCCTGGATGTGCGCAACCTCAGCTTCACCTATCCGGGTACCGATCGTCAGGTGCTCGACAACATCAGCTTCTCGGTTGAGCCGGGGCAGATGGTCGCACTGGTCGGGCGGTCCGGCAGCGGCAAGTCGACGCTGGCCAACCTGATCCCGCGTTTCTATCACCACAACAACGGCGAGATCCTTATCGACGGTGTTGAGGTCGAACAATACAAGCTGCTCAACCTGCGTCGTCATATCGCGCAGGTGACTCAACACGTCACCCTGTTCAGCGATACCGTGGCCAATAACATTGCTTACGGCGATCTGGCTGGCGCGCCGCGTGAAGACATCGAAAAGGCCGCGCGTGACGCCTACGCGATGGACTTCATTTCGCAACTGCCCGAAGGTCTCGACACCCAGGTAGGCGAAAACGGTGTGTTGCTCTCGGGCGGCCAGCGTCAGCGCCTGGCGATTGCCCGTGCCTTGCTCAAGAACGCGCCGTTGCTGATTCTCGACGAGGCGACTTCGGCCCTCGACACCGAATCCGAGCGGCACATTCAGGCGGCCCTGGATCAAGTGATGAAGGGCCGCACCACTCTGGTGATCGCCCACCGTCTTTCGACCATCGAGAAGGCAGACCTTATTCTGGTCATGGATCAGGGGCGGATCGTCGAGCGAGGCACTCACGATCAGTTGTTGGCGCAAAACGGTTACTACGCGCGCCTGAACGCCATGGGTCTGGATGCCCCGGCTGAGGACATCGCCTGA
- the hldE gene encoding bifunctional D-glycero-beta-D-manno-heptose-7-phosphate kinase/D-glycero-beta-D-manno-heptose 1-phosphate adenylyltransferase HldE — translation MKLSMPRFDQAPVLVVGDVMLDRYWHGGTSRISPEAPVPVVKVEQIEDRPGGAANVALNIAALGAPASLVGVTGDDEAADSLSNSLKGAGVRALFQRIAHQPTIVKLRVMSRHQQLLRIDFEEPFATDALALGAQVDDLLEGIKVLVLSDYGKGALKNHQALIQAARAKGIPVLADPKGKDFSIYRGASLITPNLSEFEAIVGGCADEHELVSKGATLMHDLELGALLVTRGEHGMTLLRPDHPALHLPARAREVFDVTGAGDTVISTLAAAIAAGEELPHAVALANLAAGIVVGKLGTAAISAPELRRAIQREEGSERGVLGLEQLLLAVADARAHNERIVFTNGCFDILHAGHVTYLEQARAQGDRLIVAVNDDASVSRLKGPGRPINSVDRRMAVLAGLGAVDWVISFPEGTPENLLREVAPDVLVKGGDYGIDQVVGADIVTAYGGTVKVLGLVENSSTTAIVEKIRSR, via the coding sequence ATGAAGTTGTCCATGCCGCGATTCGATCAAGCTCCTGTCTTGGTGGTCGGCGATGTCATGCTCGACCGTTACTGGCATGGTGGTACCTCACGGATCTCTCCTGAGGCACCGGTGCCGGTGGTTAAAGTCGAGCAAATAGAAGATCGTCCGGGCGGCGCTGCCAACGTTGCCTTGAACATTGCTGCGCTGGGTGCGCCGGCGTCGCTGGTCGGTGTGACCGGTGACGACGAAGCCGCCGACAGCCTGAGCAATAGTCTCAAGGGTGCGGGTGTTCGAGCCTTGTTTCAGCGCATCGCGCATCAACCGACCATCGTCAAGCTGCGGGTGATGAGCCGGCACCAGCAATTGCTGCGTATCGACTTTGAAGAGCCGTTTGCCACCGACGCCCTGGCACTTGGCGCGCAGGTCGACGACCTGCTGGAAGGCATCAAGGTGCTGGTGCTGTCCGACTACGGTAAAGGTGCACTGAAAAACCATCAGGCACTGATTCAGGCAGCCCGTGCCAAAGGCATTCCGGTGCTGGCTGACCCGAAGGGCAAGGATTTCTCCATCTACCGTGGCGCGAGCCTGATTACGCCTAATCTGAGCGAGTTCGAGGCGATCGTCGGCGGTTGCGCCGACGAACATGAACTGGTCAGCAAGGGCGCGACGCTGATGCACGACCTCGAACTGGGCGCGCTGCTGGTAACCCGTGGCGAACATGGCATGACGTTGTTGCGTCCGGATCATCCGGCGCTGCACTTGCCGGCGCGTGCCCGTGAAGTCTTTGACGTGACCGGTGCTGGCGATACAGTGATTTCCACGTTGGCCGCAGCCATTGCGGCTGGCGAGGAACTGCCACACGCGGTGGCGTTGGCCAACCTGGCGGCGGGCATCGTCGTCGGCAAGCTGGGGACGGCCGCGATCAGCGCACCGGAACTTCGCCGCGCGATTCAGCGTGAAGAAGGTTCCGAGCGCGGTGTGCTGGGCCTGGAGCAACTGCTGCTGGCGGTTGCCGATGCCCGTGCGCACAACGAGCGGATTGTCTTCACCAACGGCTGCTTCGACATTCTGCACGCCGGGCATGTGACCTATCTGGAACAGGCGCGCGCCCAAGGCGATCGACTGATCGTTGCGGTCAATGATGATGCTTCAGTCAGTCGCCTGAAAGGGCCTGGCCGGCCGATCAACAGCGTCGATCGGCGCATGGCCGTTCTGGCGGGTCTTGGAGCGGTAGACTGGGTAATCAGCTTCCCTGAGGGCACTCCGGAAAACCTCTTGCGCGAGGTCGCGCCGGATGTGTTGGTCAAGGGTGGCGATTACGGTATTGATCAGGTTGTCGGTGCGGATATCGTGACGGCCTATGGCGGCACCGTTAAGGTGCTTGGACTGGTGGAAAACAGCTCGACGACTGCGATTGTCGAGAAAATCCGTAGTCGATGA
- a CDS encoding glycosyltransferase gives MKVMLLVMNEQRVILDRLYAIVQQNCDECVIYRLSKQQQLNLGSFLASVDYQGFDRVVIFSRVKRLVPQLRVLKCIPGLIFLEHDAYQNYMPDSKYRSVYSRLYKRLPSSRALISGAVVARRMRDEGIDAVFVSKGYDEQMLHNTGVERDIPLGFLGSLKSTEYAQRKALLEALARRTDLLVTRTRSGSEYLETLNRIKIFVSADIGMNEFMIKNFEAMACGCVLLAWSQGEEDQLLGFEDMHNTVFYRSEDEAVEKIKLLQSDPELAQRIASNGQAFAQSRYCFSRVGQDLATEIQREMRPWQPPSAFTRFWVKLRYGMQVPGSE, from the coding sequence ATGAAAGTCATGCTCTTGGTGATGAACGAGCAGCGGGTCATTCTGGACCGGCTCTACGCCATCGTGCAGCAGAACTGCGACGAGTGCGTCATCTATCGGTTGAGCAAGCAGCAACAGTTGAACCTCGGGAGCTTTCTGGCGTCGGTTGATTACCAGGGGTTTGACCGTGTGGTGATTTTCTCCCGGGTCAAGCGCCTGGTTCCGCAATTGCGGGTGCTCAAGTGTATTCCCGGGCTGATCTTTCTCGAGCACGACGCCTACCAGAACTACATGCCCGACAGTAAATATCGCTCCGTCTACTCGCGCCTCTACAAGCGCCTGCCCAGCAGTCGTGCTTTGATTTCCGGCGCGGTCGTCGCGCGGCGCATGCGCGACGAGGGCATCGATGCGGTGTTTGTCTCCAAGGGCTATGACGAGCAGATGCTGCACAACACTGGCGTCGAGCGAGACATCCCCCTCGGTTTTCTTGGCAGCCTGAAAAGCACCGAGTACGCGCAGCGCAAGGCGTTACTGGAAGCGCTCGCGCGGCGTACCGACTTGCTGGTGACGCGCACGCGTTCGGGGTCCGAGTATCTGGAAACGCTCAATCGCATCAAGATCTTTGTCAGCGCCGACATCGGCATGAACGAGTTCATGATCAAGAATTTCGAAGCCATGGCCTGCGGCTGCGTATTGTTGGCCTGGAGTCAGGGCGAAGAAGATCAACTGCTCGGCTTCGAAGACATGCATAACACCGTGTTTTATCGCAGCGAAGACGAGGCAGTGGAAAAGATCAAGTTGCTGCAGAGCGATCCCGAACTGGCGCAGCGTATTGCCAGCAACGGTCAGGCCTTTGCACAGAGTCGCTATTGTTTCTCCCGCGTCGGTCAGGATCTTGCCACGGAAATTCAGCGCGAGATGCGCCCTTGGCAGCCGCCGTCGGCGTTCACCCGGTTCTGGGTAAAGTTGCGCTACGGGATGCAGGTGCCGGGGTCTGAATGA